In one Lolium rigidum isolate FL_2022 chromosome 3, APGP_CSIRO_Lrig_0.1, whole genome shotgun sequence genomic region, the following are encoded:
- the LOC124702218 gene encoding uncharacterized protein LOC124702218 encodes MEGSSSTVASLPSPHDTTDAPPLLDRCLSSSPIWKRRVFEWAITFYTIKDVGGYFRVFPDVGGPFQSKDEADKAIDRYLTERKNLTMGIGLSEVDKIIQKCRFFPDGTKKRLKAGQAIDKRRDTTYQLVQAVVYKYNDHHKLFGDSAYEVKDVLGEPPLWEEDNCRMYMHMNFTAKTKGRDDLFFAEVTYVSGDAALAVNCCCIVKSFDNGPCFACGTTMKHPSDGIAYSGARRNGSYCLPFGSGPVRVTWCPDEDSDEEVERLRSLFGGARATARVPLEA; translated from the exons ATGGAGGGATCGTCCAGCACTGTTGCATCCCTGCCCTCTCCGCATGACACCACCGATGCACCACCTCTATTAGACCGCTGTCTTTCCTCGTCACCCATTTGGAAACGGCGTGTCTTCGAGTGGGCAATCACATTTTACACCATCAAAGATGTTGGAGGATATTTCCGCGTATTTCCTGATGTGGGCGGGCCTTTTCAGAGCAAAGACGAAGCTGACAAGGCTATTGATCGCTACCTCACTGAGCGCAAGAATTTGACAAT GGGCATAGGCCTTTCTGAAGTGGATAAGATTATACAAAAATGCCGTTTCTTTCCTGATGGCACAAAGAAGCGCTTGAAAGCAGGACAGGCAATTGATAAAAGGCGTGATACAACTTACCAATTGGTTCAAGCTGTGGTGTACAAGTACAATGATCATCACAAACTTTTTGGG GATAGTGCATATGAAGTCAAAGATGTTCTGGGTGAGCCACCACTTTGGGAGGAAGACAACTGTAGGATGTACATGCATATGAATTTCACTGCAAAGACCAAAGGGCGTGATGATCTATTCTTTGCTGAAGTCACATATGTGAGTGGAGATGCTGCATTAGCGGTGAACTGTTGCTGCATTGTCAAATCTTTCGATAATG GTCCCTGCTTTGCTTGTGGAACTACTATGAAGCACCCCAGCGATGGTATTGCATATAGTGGCGCTCGCAGGAATGGCTCATATTGCCTACCTTTCGGCAGTGGTCCTGTAAGAGTTACTTGGTGCCCCGACGAAGAC TCTGATGAAGAGGTGGAAAGACTGAGATCTCTGTTTGGG GGAGCTCGAGCCACTGCCCGTGTACCGCTTGAGGCTTAA
- the LOC124702219 gene encoding histone H4: protein MSGRGKGGKGLGKGGAKRHRKVLRDNIQGITKPAIRRLARRGGVKRISGLIYEETRGVLKIFLENVIRDAVTYTEHARRKTVTAMDVVYALKRQGRTLYGFGG from the coding sequence ATGTCGGGCCgcggcaagggaggcaagggGCTGGGCAAGGGCGGCGCCAAGCGCCACCGGAAGGTGCTGCGGGACAACATCCAGGGCATCACCAAGCCGGCGATCCGCCGCCTGGCCCGCCGTGGCGGCGTGAAGCGCATCTCCGGCCTCATCTACGAGGAGACCCGCGGCGTGCTCAAGATcttcctcgagaacgtcatccgcgacgCCGTCACCTACACCGAGCACGCACGCCGCAAGACCGTCACCGCCATGGACGTCGTCTACGCGCTCAAGCGCCAGGGCCGCACCCTCTACGGCTTCGGAGGCTGA
- the LOC124698080 gene encoding probable nicotianamine synthase 2 encodes MESQNKEVDALVQKITGLHAAISKLPSLSPGPDVNALFTDLVTACVPPSPVDVTKLGPEAQEMREGLIRLCSEAEGKLEAHYSDMLAAFENPLDHLGMFPYYSNYINLSKLEYELLARYVPGGIAPTRVAFIGSGPLPFSSFVLAARHLPDTMFDNYDLCGAANDRASKLFRADKDLGARMSFHTADVADLRGELAAYDVVFLAALVGMAAEEKAKVIAHLGAHMADGAALVVRSAHGARGFLYPIVDPEDIGRGGFEVLAVCHPDDDVVNSVIIARKASDAHADGLQNGRGQYARGTAPVVSPPCRFGEMVVDVTQKREDFAKAEVAF; translated from the coding sequence ATGGAGTCCCAAAACAAGGAGGTCGATGCCCTGGTCCAGAAGATCACCGGTCTCCACGCCGCCATCTCCAAGCTGCCGTCGCTCAGCCCAGGCCCCGACGTGAACGCGCTCTTCACCGACCTGGTCACCGCGTGTGTCCCACCGAGCCCCGTGGACGTGACCAAGCTCGGGCCGGAGGCGCAGGAGATGCGCGAGGGACTCATCCGCCTCTGCTCCGAAGCCGAGGGGAAGCTGGAGGCGCACTACTCCGACATGCTCGCCGCCTTCGAGAACCCGCTCGACCACCTCGGCATGTTCCCCTACTACAGCAACTACATCAACCTGAGCAAGCTGGAGTACGAGCTCCTGGCGCGTTACGTGCCCGGTGGCATCGCGCCGACCCGCGTCGCGTTTATCGGCTCCGGCCCGCTGCCGTTCAGCTCGTTCGTCCTCGCCGCACGCCACCTGCCAGACACGATGTTCGACAACTACGACCTGTGCGGCGCGGCCAACGACCGCGCCAGCAAGCTGTTCCGCGCAGACAAGGACCTGGGCGCCCGCATGTCGTTCCACACGGCCGACGTCGCCGACCTCCGCGGGGAGCTCGCGGCGTACGACGTCGTCTTCCTGGCCGCGCTCGTGGGCATGGCCGCCGAGGAGAAGGCGAAGGTGATCGCCCACCTCGGCGCGCACATGGCCGACGGGGCGGCCCTCGTCGTGCGCAGCGCGCACGGGGCGCGCGGGTTCCTGTACCCGATCGTCGACCCCGAAGACATCGGGCGAGGCGGGTTCGAGGTGCTGGCCGTGTGCCACCCCGACGACGACGTGGTGAACTCCGTCATCATCGCGCGCAAGGCCAGCGACGCGCATGCCGATGGCCTCCAGAACGGGCGTGGCCAGTACGCGCGCGGCACGGCGCCGGTGGTCAGCCCGCCGTGCAGGTTCGGTGAAATGGTCGTGGACGTGACTCAGAAGAGGGAGGACTTTGCCAAGGCGGAAGTGGCCTTTTGA
- the LOC124695410 gene encoding agamous-like MADS-box protein AGL80, which yields MARKKVNLQYIPNASTRRGTFKKRSRGMMKKAGELSTLCGVNASVIIYEEGDSMPQVFPSHSEAVDILNRFNNMPELKQCKKTMDQESFLLQRINKLQDQVYKSRRDSQEREIRFLLHKAMSGNLQDLAVLSTEELTYVGCNVDAHLKRISDRITKICGQPPVYQPSVVHAPIPIISDDKNIIVPTNMHMDQAPFQQHEGWLNMVSSRGGDLGALTYNGFNDGCSGTSVVGFKGDDMIQPFDLGDGSSCQWGAAHLGMSSSNYPPM from the coding sequence atggctcgcaAGAAGGTGAACCTCCAGTACATCCCCAATGCCTCCACCCGTCGTGGCACCTTCAAGAAGCGTAGTCGTGGCATGATGAAGAAGGCAGGTGAGTTGTCCACCTTATGTGGTGTCAATGCCTCTGTCATCATATACGAAGAGGGTGATTCGATGCCACAAGTGTTCCCATCCCACTCAGAAGCAGTTGACATCCTAAACCGGTTTAATAATATGCCGGAACTGAAGCAATGCAAGAAAACAATGGACCAAGAGTCCTTCCTCCTCCAGCGCATCAACAAGCTTCAGGACCAGGTGTACAAGTCCAGGCGTGACTCCCAGGAGCGCGAGATCAGGTTCCTCCTGCACAAGGCCATGTCCGGAAACCTCCAAGACCTCGCGGTGCTATCCACTGAGGAGCTTACCTATGTTGGATGTAATGTTGATGCGCACCTCAAGAGAATTAGTGACCGCATCACGAAGATCTGCGGGCAGCCGCCGGTCTACCAACCATCTGTGGTGCATGCGCCCATCCCCATCATATCCGATGACAAGAACATAATTGTTCCTACAAATATGCATATGGATCAGGCACCATTCCAGCAGCATGAGGGTTGGCTTAACATGGTGAGCTCCAGAGGAGGGGACCTCGGTGCTCTCACGTACAATGGCTTCAATGATGGTTGCAGTGGTACCTCTGTAGTTGGCTTCAAAGGTGATGACATGATTCAACCCTTTGATTTGGGCGACGGGTCTAGTTGTCAATGGGGTGCCGCCCATCTCGGGATGTCTTCAAGCAATTACCCCCCTATGTAA